Proteins found in one Thalassomonas actiniarum genomic segment:
- a CDS encoding TonB-dependent receptor plug domain-containing protein → MFKLSAISIVIGSALMASANYAFAEANTLSSAPDEYFTITATRTERYFMESPVSISTIDAQDIERASADSIADTLRDIPGIQVADAATAGMKRITLRGESSLRVAILVDGQEITDHSTYGAPLLLDTSMVERVEVIRGTSSVLYGGKALGGVINIITKKGGSEPLQVSLSSGYNSATQGQQYAASVYGYVDGFDYRISVSDNDHKDRNTPDGDLEHSSFNNSSHSLYLAKEFDDHRFGITYEQFNLASEIATGMANFTLDMPQRDRSKFAAFYRYEPDGELLKKIHLDAYKQQIDRNFVQHIEMSVPVSPVMSIDNIVDTDIEETLKTSGINSQFDFQLNEQHYVIVGFQLVKDDLDKATTNITQTTRNMPGVPAVATVVESLSIEEASLTTKALYFQDEWQLSDQLIVTAGARQYWVDAELNETSKPGLSPGKNDDSEFIGSIAANYGFDEHNNMRFVFSQGYHYPTLLQIATGATAAGRFINPNANLKAESSDNVELGYRLFTDNWLIDTSLFYTDADDYITKQDCADGIDVCINPENDQVYVNADKAKTTGVELSVNYHVSEHITPYANVTWLSRKETYGSFTTRDTGTPSLYGKLGLKYENEGALLGAYYLDAFLRAASNAKLVEANGSSESYDSWKTVNLALGTRFGEQQNYLVNMEISNIFDSEYTPAKEQLLAPGRSFMLRFSTDF, encoded by the coding sequence ATGTTTAAGTTATCCGCAATCTCTATCGTTATCGGCAGTGCGTTAATGGCCTCTGCCAATTATGCTTTCGCCGAGGCTAATACCCTCTCTTCAGCCCCGGATGAATATTTCACCATTACCGCCACCCGCACCGAGCGCTACTTCATGGAAAGCCCGGTGTCTATTTCAACCATTGATGCGCAGGATATTGAGCGGGCCTCGGCTGATTCAATTGCCGATACCTTAAGGGATATTCCCGGTATTCAGGTGGCAGATGCGGCCACGGCGGGCATGAAACGGATAACGTTACGCGGCGAAAGTTCGTTAAGGGTGGCCATTTTGGTTGATGGCCAGGAAATTACCGACCATTCCACCTATGGCGCGCCGTTATTGCTGGATACATCAATGGTGGAACGTGTTGAAGTGATCCGCGGCACCAGCTCGGTGTTATACGGGGGCAAGGCGCTGGGCGGGGTGATTAATATTATCACCAAAAAAGGCGGCAGCGAACCGTTGCAGGTGAGTTTATCGTCGGGTTATAACTCGGCGACCCAAGGGCAGCAGTATGCGGCGAGCGTATACGGTTATGTTGACGGCTTTGACTATCGTATTTCAGTGTCGGATAACGATCATAAAGACCGCAACACCCCTGATGGCGACCTGGAGCATTCAAGCTTTAACAACAGCAGCCATTCGCTTTATCTGGCCAAAGAGTTTGATGATCATCGCTTTGGCATCACCTATGAGCAGTTTAACTTGGCCAGTGAAATTGCCACCGGCATGGCAAATTTCACCCTGGATATGCCGCAAAGGGACCGCAGCAAGTTCGCGGCTTTTTATCGTTATGAGCCTGACGGCGAGCTTTTGAAAAAAATCCATCTTGATGCTTATAAGCAGCAAATAGATCGCAACTTTGTTCAGCATATTGAAATGTCGGTGCCTGTAAGTCCTGTGATGTCTATTGATAATATTGTCGATACCGACATTGAGGAAACGCTGAAAACCTCAGGTATCAACAGCCAGTTTGATTTTCAGTTAAACGAACAGCATTATGTCATTGTCGGCTTTCAGCTGGTTAAAGATGATTTAGACAAAGCCACCACCAATATCACGCAAACCACCCGCAATATGCCGGGTGTTCCGGCAGTGGCCACTGTGGTTGAAAGCCTGAGCATTGAAGAGGCAAGTTTAACCACCAAGGCACTTTATTTTCAGGATGAATGGCAGCTGTCAGATCAGCTGATAGTAACGGCAGGCGCACGGCAATATTGGGTGGATGCCGAGCTTAATGAAACCAGCAAGCCGGGGCTGTCGCCGGGTAAAAATGACGACAGCGAGTTTATCGGTTCAATTGCCGCCAATTACGGTTTTGACGAGCACAATAACATGCGTTTTGTCTTTAGCCAGGGCTATCATTATCCGACCTTGCTGCAAATTGCCACCGGTGCCACGGCTGCCGGCCGTTTTATCAACCCGAATGCCAACCTTAAGGCGGAAAGTTCAGACAATGTTGAGTTGGGTTATCGGTTATTTACCGATAACTGGTTAATCGATACCAGCTTATTTTACACCGATGCCGATGACTATATCACCAAGCAAGACTGCGCCGATGGCATTGACGTTTGTATCAATCCGGAAAACGATCAGGTTTATGTCAATGCCGACAAGGCGAAAACAACAGGTGTCGAGCTTAGCGTCAATTATCATGTCAGCGAGCACATAACTCCTTATGCCAATGTTACCTGGTTATCGCGTAAGGAAACTTATGGCAGCTTTACTACCAGAGACACAGGCACGCCGTCGCTTTACGGTAAACTGGGGCTGAAATATGAAAACGAAGGGGCGCTGCTGGGCGCTTATTATCTTGATGCTTTTCTTCGGGCGGCAAGCAATGCCAAACTGGTCGAAGCAAACGGCAGCAGTGAAAGTTATGACAGCTGGAAAACCGTGAACCTTGCCCTGGGAACCCGGTTTGGCGAGCAACAAAATTACCTGGTGAATATGGAAATCAGCAATATCTTTGATTCAGAATATACTCCGGCCAAAGAGCAATTGCTTGCCCCCGGACGTTCCTTTATGCTCAGGTTCAGCACTGATTTTTAA